A single window of Kitasatospora sp. HUAS MG31 DNA harbors:
- a CDS encoding glycosyltransferase family 4 protein, with the protein MPDPDRGRPRPGAGPGPSPPLRVLLLAPAASAHTRRWADDLVAHGHTVHVCSWHDPGPPPAGWRLATAPAAGAWWPWRAVRAVGWLRREARRVRPDVVHVHSLGVHGALSLALPVRAVPRLVTPWGSELRAAARHPGRALVAWLALRGAAAVVPTSREVAGHVERRYRVPRSRITTLSWGVPDALLDTRDDVGPWPVRARYGIPAGATVALAVRSTAEVYRTHEIVAAFARAARLRPDLFLVVLAGHRPAGAGAEEARRDYLATVRERLAESGGRAVLIEETLGQGEVFALMRASQFAISVPGSDQRSSSVLEAAAAGCRLLLSDIAPYRELAADGLLTHPLPDPLEASLADALARARPLTADERRANREVIARTERGSVKIAQLERLYRDLTRP; encoded by the coding sequence GTGCCGGATCCTGACCGGGGCCGGCCGCGCCCCGGGGCCGGCCCGGGGCCGAGCCCGCCGCTGCGCGTCCTCCTCCTGGCGCCGGCGGCCTCGGCGCACACCCGCCGCTGGGCCGACGATCTGGTCGCGCACGGGCACACGGTCCACGTGTGCAGCTGGCACGATCCGGGGCCCCCTCCGGCCGGCTGGCGCCTCGCGACGGCGCCCGCGGCCGGCGCGTGGTGGCCGTGGCGGGCGGTGCGCGCGGTCGGCTGGCTGCGCCGCGAGGCGCGCAGGGTGCGCCCCGACGTCGTCCACGTGCACTCCCTCGGCGTCCACGGCGCCCTGTCCCTGGCGCTGCCAGTCCGGGCCGTACCGCGCCTGGTCACTCCCTGGGGTTCCGAACTCCGCGCGGCCGCCCGGCATCCCGGCCGGGCGCTGGTGGCCTGGCTGGCGCTGCGCGGGGCCGCGGCCGTCGTGCCGACCTCCCGCGAGGTGGCCGGGCACGTGGAGCGCCGCTACCGCGTCCCCCGGTCGCGGATCACGACCCTGTCCTGGGGGGTACCGGACGCGCTGCTGGACACCCGGGACGACGTTGGTCCGTGGCCGGTGCGCGCCCGGTACGGCATTCCGGCCGGTGCCACGGTGGCCCTGGCGGTCCGCAGCACGGCCGAGGTCTACCGGACGCACGAGATCGTGGCGGCCTTCGCCCGCGCCGCCCGCCTCCGGCCCGACCTGTTCCTCGTGGTGCTCGCCGGTCACCGGCCCGCCGGCGCCGGGGCCGAGGAGGCCCGGCGCGACTACCTCGCGACGGTGCGCGAGCGGCTGGCGGAATCCGGCGGCCGGGCCGTCCTGATCGAGGAGACGCTCGGCCAGGGCGAGGTGTTCGCCCTGATGCGTGCGAGCCAGTTCGCGATCTCGGTGCCCGGCAGCGACCAGCGCAGCTCATCGGTGCTGGAGGCGGCGGCGGCCGGCTGCCGGCTGCTGCTCTCCGACATCGCGCCGTACCGCGAACTGGCGGCGGACGGCCTGCTGACCCACCCGCTCCCCGATCCGCTGGAGGCCAGCCTGGCCGACGCGCTGGCGCGGGCGCGGCCGCTGACGGCTGACGAGCGGCGGGCGAACCGGGAGGTGATCGCCCGGACCGAACGCGGCTCGGTGAAGATCGCCCAACTGGAGCGGCTGTACCGGGACTTGACCCGGCCCTGA